The Acidobacteriota bacterium genome includes the window AACGGTTGGGGGCCGTCGAGGGGGTTCAGGTGACGGATCTCGGACGTCAGATGAGACGCCTGGCCCTCCACCCACGACTGGCTCGCATGGTCTGCGCCAATCCAGGCTCTCGGGAGATTCGGGTCGCTGCGGTCGCCCTGGCCGAGGGATGGCGACCGAACTTACCTGCGGCCCACGGGGATTCCGACCTCCACGGGTTCGTCGATCATTTTCGAGACGCACCCAGGTCCCTCCGTCACATGGAATCCGATCTGAAGCGTCGTTCCGCGTCGCTCCGCGAACCCGAAGAGACGTCCGATTTCCTTCATGCGGTGTTCCTGGGATACGCCGATCGCGTGGCTCGGCGGCGAAAACCTCTCGAGGATCGTTTCCTGTTGATGTCCGGTGACGGCGCCACACTCGATCGAAGAAGTCACGTGCTGGACGCCGATTGGGTGGTGGCCGTCGACTCGATGATGTCGCGGACGGGTCGTCATGCGGACGGCGAGACCGTCCGGATCCACCGCGCCAGTGCGATCGATCCGGCGTGGCTGGCAGCGGACCGGAGGGTCGTCGAATCCTATTACGACGCCGAAAGCCAATCGGTCAGAGGTCTCGAGCGCGGCTACTACGGCAATCTGGTTCTGGAGGAACGCATCGTCGACGTGGATGACGCGTCAGCCGCAGACTTGTTGGTGAACGCCTGGTCGCAAGAAGTACCCGGTGACGACGACGAACAGCTACAGAGGCGTCTGGACTTTGCCGGGCTCACCTTCGATTTCACGACGGCATTTCGTCATCATGTCTGGGGGCAGCGATCCCTGCCCGAAACGACGCGACACGATCTACTGCCCTACGAACTACGACGGGACCTCGATCGACGCGCACCGTCGCGCTGGAAACTCCCCAGCGGTAATCACGCGTCTATCGTTTACCGCCAAGACCGATCCATCACTAGCGGCGTCAAGCTCCAGGAGCTGTTCGGCCTGTTCGAGACACCGAAGATTGGGCCGCGGGAGACACCGCTTACGCTGGAGCTGCGTGCTCCGAACGGTCGGGTGGTCCAGACGACCGACGACCTTGCCAGTTTCTGGAAGCGTGGCTACGCGGAGGTTCGCAAGGAGTTGCGTGGTCGCTACCCCAAGCATCCGTGGCCCGAGGATCCAGCCACCGCCGAACCGACGGCGAAGACTCGGCGTCGAGGTCGCAACTGAGGAATCAGCGTGAGTCGGGTCGCGGAATCAGCAAGCGTCTGGCGCCGATGAACGCCCACAGGCCAACGGCCACCGCCAGCCACACGGCGGCCACAAGGAGATAGCGTTCCGCGTCCTCGAAGTAGGTCTCGCCACGACTGAGACCGTTGTCTACTGCCAGACGTCGTAGCCCGCTTCGGAACAGTTCGGCGGCGATGAAGGCCGGTGCGACCCAGCCGGCGCTGAACAACGCGAGAACCGTCGTGGCGATCAAACGGCCCATGGACGAGGTCATGGCGGCGGTCCCAGGATTTCGATCTCGACACCGTCCGAGAATCGGATGACGACGCTATCGAGGACCCAGGTGTCGTCAACCTTGTGGCCGGAAGCCAGCATTCGCCCCGATCCTTCCGGACCGGACACGTTAGCTTCGATGTTTCCGAGTTCGACGCCGTCTGTAGTCGACATATGGACGTTCGTCGGTGCCCCCACGTCGATCGGTTGACCCAGCCGTCGAATGACCTGCGGATCTTCCGCGACGAGGGCGACCGCCTGAACGTAGGCCTCATTGCCTTTCACCTGCTGGAGGATACTGAAGATTCCGCCGCCCAGGATCGCCACAAGCAACAACGGAACACCCACACACCCCAGACAACCGCAGGTCGTGGCCCACTTCCAGTTCTGTTCCCACCAACCCTTGTCTTCATGTCGACTCAACGAAAAACTCCTACGACATCCTCGGCGATTCTACATGGTATCTTTCGGCTGCGATGAAAACTGACCAGCGTCCCACTGCGATTGTCCTCACCAACGGTCTACTGACACGCGCGGATGCTAAGACGACCCACGGCCTGGTTCGCGGCCCCAGCCGCTATCGCATCGTCAGTGTGATCGACCGCACCCTCGCGGGTCGGGAGGCGGGTGAAGTCCTGGACGGTACTCCTCGCGGCATTCCCATCCACGGTGCTGTCAAGGAGGCACTGGCCCTCAAGCCCGAGTACGCAATCATCGGCGTGGCGACCAAGGGTGGGATCCTTCCGGAGAGTCTCGTCGACGACCTGCTGGCCGCCGCCGACGCCGGCCTGACGTTGATTAACGGGCTCCACCAATCCCTGGCAGGCAACCCCAGGGTGGCGGACCGCGTCTCGGCAGCGGGTGGGACGATCATCGACCTCCGTCAGCCTCCACCGCTCGACCAACTGCGATTCTGGAGTGGCGACGTGCTGAAGCTCGACACGCCGCGTGTTCCGGTTCTGGGCACGGACTGCGCGCTGGGAAAGCGAACCACATGTGGTCTGGTGCTGGCGTCGCTCACGCGTCAGGGAGTCGCGGCATCGATGGTCTACACGGGACAGACCGGTTGGCTACAGGGCTGTCGTCACGGGTTCATCTTCGACGCGACACCCAACGACTTTGTTCCGGGGCAGTTGGAGGGTGCCGTCCTTGATTGCGCCCGGGAGGAGAACCCACAACTGATCCTCGTCGAGGGGCAGGCCTCCCTACGGAATCCCAGCGGTCCGTGTGGGTCGGAGATGATCATCTCGCTGGGTGCCGCCGGTGTCATCCTGATGCACGCCCCCGGTCGGGCCCACTTCAAGGGTTTCGCCGATCGCCACCTAGCGATCCCCCCGCTGAAGGAGGAAGTCCAGTTGATCCGTGCGCTGGGAAGTGATGTGTGGGCCATCGGTCTTCACGAAGAGGGACTCGATGAGGCGGCCGCCGTCCGTTGGTGTCGTGCGACCACGGAGGCATTGGCGATTCCTTGCTCCCGCCCGCTGCGCGACGGTGGCGAGGAACTGGCGCGCATCGTGCAAAGCAACACAGGTGTACATCCAAGATGAAGATCACGAGTATCGAGAGCTGGTCGCAACCCGTCCGTCTCAAGCGGCCCTACTCCATCGCCGGTCATCGCAAGACCGACGTTACCCTGCACTTCGCCAGGATTCTCGGCAACGGCGTTCACATCGGCCTGGGGTCGGCATCGCCGTCGCAGCGCGTGACCGGGGAGAGTGCGGATGCCTGTCAGGCGGCACTCGACGGGGCCTCCCGGCTGTGGACCGGAAAGTCTCTCGCGAGTGTCGACGACCTCGCAGCGCTTGCCGGTCCGTTGACACGCGAGATGCAGAGCACACCCGCCGCCCAGGCTGCGCTCGATATGGCGCTCTGGGATCTGCTCGGGCATCATCTCGGCCGTCCGGTGGTGCGACTCCTCGACGGATCCGGGGAACACGCGCCACGACCCACGTCGATCACGATCGGTATCCAATCCGTCGAGCGAACGCTCGAGAGTGCGCGGGAGTACCTGGAGCGTGGATTTCGTTGCATCAAGATCAAGTTGGGCGACGATGTCGATGAAGACATCGAACGGCTCCATCGGCTACGCGAGA containing:
- a CDS encoding helicase-related protein produces the protein MKRLPIDDAIPEIIATIGEARAAVITAPPGSGKTTRVPPALVADGPVIVLQPRRIAARALARRIASERGWREGEEVGWHIRGDRRFNPNTKLIVATEGILTARLLRDPLLEQFRTVILDEFHERTIHADMALSLARQAWEARDDLRLVVMSATLDSRPVSEFLDDCPVIDVPGRAYPVEISYRPQQDPIDAAREACESTTGHVLVFLPGAREIERAARSLSGGRDLFRLYGAMSPADQDAALADHGRPKLVLATNIAETSLTIDGVTHVVDGGTHKLLRHDRGSGLDRLELERIPQDAADQRAGRAGRTAPGEAWRLWDSRDELRPHREPELCRVDLAVAVLDICVWGEDPHRFSWFEPPETSAITNALTLLQRLGAVEGVQVTDLGRQMRRLALHPRLARMVCANPGSREIRVAAVALAEGWRPNLPAAHGDSDLHGFVDHFRDAPRSLRHMESDLKRRSASLREPEETSDFLHAVFLGYADRVARRRKPLEDRFLLMSGDGATLDRRSHVLDADWVVAVDSMMSRTGRHADGETVRIHRASAIDPAWLAADRRVVESYYDAESQSVRGLERGYYGNLVLEERIVDVDDASAADLLVNAWSQEVPGDDDEQLQRRLDFAGLTFDFTTAFRHHVWGQRSLPETTRHDLLPYELRRDLDRRAPSRWKLPSGNHASIVYRQDRSITSGVKLQELFGLFETPKIGPRETPLTLELRAPNGRVVQTTDDLASFWKRGYAEVRKELRGRYPKHPWPEDPATAEPTAKTRRRGRN
- a CDS encoding cytochrome c oxidase assembly factor 1 family protein; protein product: MSRHEDKGWWEQNWKWATTCGCLGCVGVPLLLVAILGGGIFSILQQVKGNEAYVQAVALVAEDPQVIRRLGQPIDVGAPTNVHMSTTDGVELGNIEANVSGPEGSGRMLASGHKVDDTWVLDSVVIRFSDGVEIEILGPPP
- a CDS encoding DUF1611 domain-containing protein, with protein sequence MKTDQRPTAIVLTNGLLTRADAKTTHGLVRGPSRYRIVSVIDRTLAGREAGEVLDGTPRGIPIHGAVKEALALKPEYAIIGVATKGGILPESLVDDLLAAADAGLTLINGLHQSLAGNPRVADRVSAAGGTIIDLRQPPPLDQLRFWSGDVLKLDTPRVPVLGTDCALGKRTTCGLVLASLTRQGVAASMVYTGQTGWLQGCRHGFIFDATPNDFVPGQLEGAVLDCAREENPQLILVEGQASLRNPSGPCGSEMIISLGAAGVILMHAPGRAHFKGFADRHLAIPPLKEEVQLIRALGSDVWAIGLHEEGLDEAAAVRWCRATTEALAIPCSRPLRDGGEELARIVQSNTGVHPR
- a CDS encoding dipeptide epimerase, yielding MKITSIESWSQPVRLKRPYSIAGHRKTDVTLHFARILGNGVHIGLGSASPSQRVTGESADACQAALDGASRLWTGKSLASVDDLAALAGPLTREMQSTPAAQAALDMALWDLLGHHLGRPVVRLLDGSGEHAPRPTSITIGIQSVERTLESAREYLERGFRCIKIKLGDDVDEDIERLHRLRETVGAGVAIRADANEGYDERALRRVLPVLDTLDIEFLEQPMSRDDEAILESLSDEERRRVALDESVQRPIDAVRWEQSESNCGTWVVKLMKCGGITPAMEIAEAADRCGTTLMWGCMDESVISIAASLHAASASRATRYLDLDGSFDLAEDPASGGFTLRDGMLSLTDRPGLGVATST